The nucleotide sequence GAGCGGTTTGAGATTTTTCAACGGGAAGAGGTCCCGGTCAAGTGGGGGACGTTTGCCGATCCATGGGGGAATCGTCTGGGGTTGTTCGAGTACCTGGATGCGGTTGAAAAAGAGGAGAAGCAAAAAAGACTTGCAAAAAAGTCCCTTTGCCAATGAGAGTGGCAAAGGGATTATTTGTGGAGAGATGCTTAAGAATTATCGATTTACCAGCGTAAACGCTTGTTTTACTTGGTCAAGAGACATCATCAGAGGGATGAATTTCTTTCCTTCTTTGCTTGCTGGATCAAATACCGAGTCTTGAGGCAAGCTTGCTACATATACCGTGTTGGTTGCTTGGTTACGTGCAATTTCAGTGCCGACTGGCGGCTCGTCCGGGTTGTTCAGTTTTTTCCAGTCATTCAGATCAAACGCAGTGATAACCACAACAGGTGTACGATCTTCCGCTTTGTCAGCATTGAAGATGAAGCGGGTTACACTCTTAGCTTCTGGCAAGTATTCGTCTGCATTTGGTCCGGTTTTTTCCTCAACAAGGATGTTGCCGTTCCAAGATTTTGGACCTTTAAAAGCAAAGGCAGAGTCTTGGCTTTTGAACGTATCATGATAGACTTCGAGTGGTTTTACGGCTGGTTCGAAGTTGGCACTCATCAATTCCCATTTGGTTTGGTTCCACTTCCATTTGGATTTGAGGTAGCCGCGAACATCTGCATTGTAATCACCAGTCAGACGCTCTGTGCCTTCCAGTACGTAGAGACCATTTTTGTTTAGATCGATTGGCTTCAGTTCCACGAAGTCCGCTCCGACTACACCTGCTTTGTTTTTATCCAGACCTGGCAGGCTGAGCTCTTTCGCTTTTCCATCCTTGATGGTGTAGATGTGATTGGTTGTGTAGCCACCGCTTCCGCCAGTGCTTGCAGTAACCATGATCTCGCCTTTTTTATCGTAAGTGAAATCTTGAACGGAGAGCTTCGGCTCGTAGCCGTCGTCCTTCACGTCGATGTTAAAAGATTTCTTCGTTTTGCCATCTGTTACTTTGATAGTGAGATCCTTAACGTATGGGCTGTTTTTCTCTTTTTTCCCGTACAGAACGACTGTGTCTGCGGCCTTGTCACCCGTTACGTCTGCTGTTTTTTTCGTAATCTCTTGCAAGCCTTTTGTTGTAGCAGTTGTGTTGCTTGCATCTGCTGTAATGGCATACCCACCAGTGAAAAGTACGGAAGTAAGTACTGTTCCTGTTACGAGTTTGTTCAAGTGTTTCATGTGTTTCATGTGATGAATCTCCTCCCCAGTCTTGTTGACTGATCATGATGAAATGTGTAGTGTGCTGTATTTTGTGCTTGTCCTTGCTACACGTTCATTATGTACGATAGGGTGGATGCGTTGGTTACAGACTGTCGACATAAAACCTACAAATCGGTAACAGGTAAATGTTAGTGTGCGAGGAGGTTGCTCGCTTCTTTTAGTAGTGCCTCGCTGCTTTGCTCCAACAGCATCGGGTAGAGACGTGTTTTGTCCGGAGCTAACGCGAGGAGCTGATCATATACCGCAGCGGAGGCATAGAGCAGGTCAGAATCGTGAATAATCTGCTGCAAGGAGCGTTCATCAGCGAATCCCGCGGTCATATGTTGAATCTGTTCGATACCTGCCTCTTGTACACGGCCCGCCATCCATTCCCCGCCCTTTTTTCCGAGACAAACAAACCCAACTGTACGGCCTGCCTCCAAGCGAGCGATCTCCAGAAGCGTGCTCGTCTGGGCATTTGCTCCAATAATGAGAACTGATTTATGATAACGAGCAGCTAATTCTTTTACTTCCTCTGCATGGTTGACGGTGGTGACAATTTGGTCGGCATCTTGTAAGGCAGGGAGGACATCTGAATGGTTTTCAAGATAGGCAACCTGAATGGGCTGACCGATGATCTCTTCTATTTTCCTACGATAAAAAGGATGATCATGCTCGTGACATTCCACCAAGAGCCATCGAGCTTCTTTTTTGGAGCGGGAAAGAAACAAATGTCCGTAAGCAATCGAAGCAAGCATAAGCTCATCCAGCGAAAACGGGAGCTGCTGTGCCTCGGTCATGATTGTTTTGGCGTGATCAAAAAGCGATTGCTGACGCATGCGAAAGGCAGTAATCGCAGGTTGGTCTGCGATAGAAGTACCGCGACCCTTTTGCATATGGACGAGCCCTTCATCCCGTAGCTGTGTGTATACAGCATTAATGGTGTTGCGGTTGACTTGCAACTGATCGGCTAATTGGGCAGCAGGTGGAAGCATTTCCCCCGGTTGAAGGTGGCCTAGGCCAATGAGAAGCTTCAATTGTTCTTTGATTTGCACATGGATCGGGATTGGAAAGTCCGCATTTAGCCGCACAAGTGATTGAGTCATGGATATTCGCCTCACAGTTTGGTGTTTGTATTCATTTTACTAAATATCTAGGTAACTAGCTATTATTTGTGTTTTTGTAAGATACCTTACAGAACAAGAAAGGGCCACTTGCTACGATGTGAGTAGGAGGTGGCTGT is from Brevibacillus brevis and encodes:
- a CDS encoding GntR family transcriptional regulator; this encodes MTQSLVRLNADFPIPIHVQIKEQLKLLIGLGHLQPGEMLPPAAQLADQLQVNRNTINAVYTQLRDEGLVHMQKGRGTSIADQPAITAFRMRQQSLFDHAKTIMTEAQQLPFSLDELMLASIAYGHLFLSRSKKEARWLLVECHEHDHPFYRRKIEEIIGQPIQVAYLENHSDVLPALQDADQIVTTVNHAEEVKELAARYHKSVLIIGANAQTSTLLEIARLEAGRTVGFVCLGKKGGEWMAGRVQEAGIEQIQHMTAGFADERSLQQIIHDSDLLYASAAVYDQLLALAPDKTRLYPMLLEQSSEALLKEASNLLAH